A genome region from Aurantiacibacter sp. MUD61 includes the following:
- the soxR gene encoding redox-sensitive transcriptional activator SoxR, which produces MQANFVTIGQLARRTGVAVSALRFYEEKGLLDPIRTSGNQRRFLRGDIRRVSFILIAQKLGLGLAEIEEQLASLPQGRNPTLADWQRISRQMRVEIDEKIKLLNRTRNQLDQCIGCGCLSLTKCQLYNKDDKLGLKGPGPRAVLD; this is translated from the coding sequence ATGCAGGCAAACTTCGTCACCATCGGCCAGCTGGCAAGGCGCACGGGAGTCGCCGTATCGGCGCTGCGATTTTATGAAGAGAAGGGCCTGCTCGATCCGATCCGCACCAGCGGCAACCAGCGCCGCTTCCTGCGTGGCGATATCCGACGGGTCAGCTTCATCCTGATCGCGCAAAAGCTTGGGTTAGGCCTCGCGGAGATCGAGGAACAGCTCGCCAGCCTTCCGCAGGGCCGCAATCCGACGCTCGCCGACTGGCAACGCATTAGCCGCCAGATGCGCGTAGAAATCGATGAGAAGATCAAGCTTCTCAACCGCACTCGTAACCAGCTCGATCAATGCATCGGCTGCGGATGTTTGTCGCTCACCAAGTGCCAGCTCTACAACAAGGATGACAAGCTGGGGTTGAAAGGGCCGGGGCCGCGGGCTGTGTTGGATTAG
- a CDS encoding VOC family protein, which produces MNTTTRTASCIEHVNLTVSDLDRSIALFEDLMDWHTRIRAQHGIRGEFAHVGSDESYLALWADGGDYSGQEKGKPMNHVGLQVPDLTAAEDAVKRHGLETFSHGKYEPGPRSFYFFDWDGIEFEVVCYE; this is translated from the coding sequence ATGAATACTACCACTAGAACCGCATCGTGCATCGAGCATGTGAACCTCACCGTCAGCGATCTCGATCGGTCGATAGCGCTGTTCGAAGACCTGATGGACTGGCACACTCGCATCCGTGCCCAACACGGCATACGGGGTGAATTTGCGCATGTCGGATCGGACGAGAGCTACCTCGCACTATGGGCCGACGGTGGCGACTACTCCGGTCAGGAAAAGGGCAAGCCGATGAATCATGTGGGGCTGCAAGTGCCTGACCTGACCGCTGCCGAAGATGCGGTGAAACGGCACGGCCTCGAAACCTTCAGCCATGGCAAATACGAACCCGGCCCGCGCAGCTTTTACTTCTTCGACTGGGACGGGATCGAGTTCGAAGTGGTCTGCTATGAGTAG
- a CDS encoding glutamate--cysteine ligase encodes MSTRQASGGDEPRIEHRDQLAAPMQAGEKPASAWRIGTEHEKLVYKTTDHRAPSYDEAGGIRDILMSMRQFGWEPVEEAGPSGKVDVIAMSGEDGTISLEPAGQLELSGAPLETLHQTCAETGRHLTQVKSIGEDCNVGFLGLGMWPDKAREDLPVMPKQRYEIMMRHMPRVGSLGLDMMLRTCTIQVNLDYSSEADMVKKFRTGLALQPLATALFANSPFTEGKPNGFLSYRSHIWSDTDPHRTGMLPFVFEDGFGYERYVDYMLDVPMYFVYRDGKYHDAAGLSFRDFMKGELSILPGELPTESDWWDHLSTAFPEVRLKSFLEMRGADGGPWNRICALPALWVGLLYDETALDAAWDLVKDWSMEEREALRNAVPAKALDASIPGGGKLRDLASEVLDIAHAGLAARGRLNSMGDNETGFLNPLRQIVDSGKVPAQVLLDKYHGEWGRDISRIYEESF; translated from the coding sequence ATGAGCACACGGCAGGCATCCGGCGGCGACGAACCGCGCATCGAACACCGTGACCAATTGGCAGCGCCGATGCAGGCGGGCGAAAAGCCCGCTTCGGCGTGGCGCATCGGCACCGAACACGAAAAGCTCGTCTACAAGACCACCGATCACCGGGCGCCGAGCTATGATGAGGCTGGCGGTATCCGCGATATCCTCATGTCGATGCGCCAGTTCGGCTGGGAGCCGGTGGAAGAGGCGGGGCCGAGCGGCAAGGTCGATGTCATTGCCATGTCGGGAGAGGACGGCACGATCAGCCTCGAGCCTGCTGGCCAGCTGGAATTGTCCGGCGCTCCGCTGGAAACATTGCATCAGACCTGCGCGGAAACCGGCCGCCATCTGACTCAGGTGAAGTCTATTGGCGAAGACTGCAACGTCGGCTTCCTCGGGCTCGGCATGTGGCCGGACAAGGCTCGTGAAGACCTGCCCGTCATGCCCAAGCAGCGCTACGAGATCATGATGCGCCACATGCCGCGCGTCGGATCGCTTGGCCTCGACATGATGCTGCGCACCTGTACCATTCAGGTTAATCTGGACTATAGTTCAGAGGCGGATATGGTGAAAAAGTTCCGCACCGGTCTTGCGCTCCAGCCACTGGCCACCGCCCTTTTCGCCAATTCGCCATTCACCGAGGGCAAGCCCAACGGCTTTCTTTCCTATCGCAGCCATATCTGGAGCGACACCGATCCGCATCGCACCGGCATGCTGCCATTCGTGTTCGAAGATGGCTTTGGATACGAACGCTATGTCGACTATATGCTCGATGTGCCGATGTATTTTGTCTATCGCGATGGCAAATATCATGACGCCGCAGGCCTCAGTTTCCGCGATTTCATGAAAGGCGAATTGTCTATCCTGCCGGGTGAGCTGCCGACTGAAAGCGACTGGTGGGATCACCTCTCGACCGCCTTCCCAGAAGTGCGGCTGAAAAGTTTCCTCGAAATGCGCGGCGCAGATGGTGGACCGTGGAATCGCATCTGCGCTTTGCCTGCCCTGTGGGTCGGCCTGCTTTATGACGAGACCGCGCTCGATGCGGCGTGGGATTTGGTCAAGGACTGGTCGATGGAAGAGCGCGAGGCGCTTCGCAATGCCGTTCCGGCAAAGGCGCTGGACGCTTCCATCCCCGGCGGCGGCAAATTGCGCGATCTGGCGAGCGAAGTGCTCGACATCGCCCATGCCGGCCTTGCCGCACGCGGGAGGCTCAACTCCATGGGCGACAACGAAACCGGCTTCCTCAATCCCCTGCGGCAGATCGTCGATAGCGGTAAAGTCCCCGCCCAGGTCCTGCTCGACAAATACCATGGCGAGTGGGGCAGGGACATTTCGCGGATCTATGAAGAGAGCTTCTGA
- a CDS encoding 16S rRNA (uracil(1498)-N(3))-methyltransferase produces MPATPAWPPRSAPRLFVESELAEGQLITIDGQPAHYLSRVMRVSEGNAVILCDDKTGEWACRVVEAGKRHVNVETVERLREREQVPDLWLCPALLKKDRFDTVLEKATELGVREIRPVITRRCVADKLNADRAHMIVTEAAEQCARTALPGLTAPEKLDTFLRDFPAGRALFFADELGGSPTAKAFAAHGAPAAILIGPEGGFDDAEREAIRAHPQAKPITLGPRILRGETAAIAAVSQWMGASGDW; encoded by the coding sequence ATGCCCGCAACCCCCGCCTGGCCCCCGCGATCTGCACCGCGCCTATTCGTTGAAAGCGAACTTGCCGAAGGGCAGCTGATCACCATCGATGGCCAGCCCGCGCACTATCTCTCCCGCGTGATGCGTGTTTCCGAAGGCAATGCGGTGATTCTGTGCGATGATAAAACGGGCGAGTGGGCCTGCCGCGTGGTCGAAGCTGGCAAACGCCATGTAAACGTCGAAACTGTCGAACGATTGCGTGAACGCGAACAGGTGCCCGACCTCTGGCTCTGCCCTGCGCTGTTGAAGAAGGATCGCTTCGACACTGTGCTGGAGAAGGCGACCGAGCTTGGCGTGCGCGAAATCCGGCCAGTTATCACGCGGCGCTGTGTGGCCGACAAGCTCAACGCTGACCGTGCCCACATGATCGTCACCGAAGCGGCAGAGCAATGCGCTCGCACGGCGTTGCCTGGCCTTACTGCTCCGGAGAAGCTCGATACCTTTCTGCGCGACTTTCCCGCCGGTCGCGCGCTGTTTTTCGCCGATGAGTTGGGCGGATCGCCAACTGCAAAAGCCTTCGCCGCCCATGGCGCACCCGCAGCTATCCTTATCGGACCAGAAGGCGGCTTCGATGATGCCGAGCGTGAAGCTATTCGCGCGCACCCTCAAGCGAAACCGATCACGCTCGGTCCGCGAATATTGCGAGGGGAAACCGCCGCCATCGCCGCCGTTTCCCAATGGATGGGCGCGTCAGGAGATTGGTGA
- the ubiA gene encoding 4-hydroxybenzoate octaprenyltransferase has product MSSETITPDSQHKSLAERLPQPFRDYALLGRFDRPIGWWLLFWPCVWGVWLTGAGLQWQLLAWLLLGAIAMRAAGCVYNDIVDADLDRQVERTALRPIASGRVSKRAAWVWLISLCLIGLLVLLQLRLEAQLVALGSLVMVAAYPFMKRITWWPQAWLGLVFNWGALVGWMALRDDNLAVMFALYAGAACWTIGYDTIYALQDREDDALVGIKSSALRMGGRVKSGVAAFYIAALGLWALAFWLLRSDWIALLALIPMALHLFWQVATLETSGADNPLDRFRSNRFAGALMAAACFIVGNAGA; this is encoded by the coding sequence ATGAGTTCAGAAACGATCACCCCGGACAGCCAGCACAAATCGCTTGCCGAGCGCCTGCCACAGCCGTTTCGCGACTATGCTCTGCTGGGGCGGTTCGACCGGCCGATCGGCTGGTGGCTGCTGTTCTGGCCCTGCGTATGGGGCGTTTGGCTGACGGGTGCCGGGCTGCAATGGCAGCTGCTCGCATGGCTCCTGCTCGGCGCGATTGCGATGCGCGCGGCGGGCTGCGTGTATAACGATATCGTCGATGCCGATCTCGACAGGCAGGTCGAGCGCACTGCGCTGCGCCCTATCGCCAGTGGTCGCGTGAGCAAACGGGCGGCCTGGGTGTGGCTCATCAGCCTGTGCCTCATCGGGCTTCTCGTCCTGCTGCAGCTCCGGCTGGAGGCGCAGCTGGTGGCGCTTGGCAGCCTTGTCATGGTCGCCGCCTACCCCTTCATGAAGCGGATCACATGGTGGCCGCAGGCGTGGCTGGGGCTGGTCTTCAATTGGGGCGCGCTGGTGGGCTGGATGGCACTGCGCGATGACAATCTCGCCGTGATGTTCGCACTCTATGCGGGCGCGGCCTGCTGGACCATCGGTTATGACACTATCTACGCGCTGCAGGACCGTGAGGATGACGCGCTGGTTGGCATCAAAAGCTCTGCCCTGCGCATGGGCGGGCGAGTGAAATCAGGCGTTGCCGCCTTCTATATCGCCGCGCTTGGCCTGTGGGCGCTTGCCTTCTGGCTGCTGCGGTCCGACTGGATCGCGCTGCTCGCGCTCATCCCGATGGCGCTGCACCTGTTCTGGCAAGTTGCGACGCTGGAAACGAGCGGCGCGGACAATCCGCTCGATCGTTTCCGTTCAAATAGGTTTGCCGGGGCGCTGATGGCGGCGGCGTGCTTCATCGTGGGGAATGCCGGAGCGTAG